One window of Acetomicrobium thermoterrenum DSM 13490 genomic DNA carries:
- the cobT gene encoding nicotinate mononucleotide-dependent phosphoribosyltransferase CobT, protein MFLLCIANTELSKIPSLSAAGENVEAIKYTVPSDAELVYWGKCLTSSFLPVDPEGHPTPAILTRAAYEEAQFPVMVVRTGSFIPPACPYVEISSTPGANPLERPAVIEAKRIYSWAKTLGHNISAIEPLVVIGESIPGGTTSAFLVLKALGYDGMVSSASPKNPTNLKVEIWKKCCEVYGISEGSLRHKGLDALSLLGDPMQAAVAGIAMGSFNRSRVVLAGGTQMLAVAAILRHEGYNGEIEIATTKYVATDKTANFADLAESLGIKIHVVPVDLSRSAFKGLSDYERGYVKEGVGAGGALWYATYLGLSLDRLTDKIEKLYDNLIKGALQ, encoded by the coding sequence ATGTTTTTGCTTTGCATTGCCAACACCGAATTGAGCAAAATACCTAGCCTTTCTGCCGCAGGAGAAAACGTCGAAGCCATAAAGTACACAGTGCCTTCCGATGCAGAACTCGTCTATTGGGGAAAATGCCTCACAAGCTCTTTCCTGCCGGTCGACCCTGAAGGACATCCCACACCTGCAATACTTACAAGGGCAGCTTACGAAGAGGCCCAATTTCCCGTTATGGTCGTAAGGACAGGAAGCTTCATCCCTCCCGCCTGTCCCTATGTAGAGATATCGTCGACGCCCGGCGCAAATCCCCTAGAAAGACCTGCCGTAATTGAAGCGAAGAGAATATATTCCTGGGCAAAAACCTTGGGACATAACATATCGGCAATTGAGCCCCTTGTGGTCATAGGAGAATCCATACCTGGAGGGACCACCTCCGCATTTCTCGTTCTTAAGGCCCTGGGCTACGACGGCATGGTCTCCTCGGCAAGCCCCAAAAACCCGACGAACCTGAAAGTAGAGATTTGGAAAAAATGTTGTGAGGTCTACGGCATAAGCGAAGGTTCGCTTCGACATAAAGGGCTAGATGCCCTCTCTCTTTTGGGAGATCCTATGCAGGCAGCGGTAGCAGGGATTGCCATGGGATCCTTTAACAGGTCTCGCGTTGTCCTTGCAGGCGGAACTCAAATGCTTGCCGTAGCAGCCATCTTGAGGCATGAAGGGTACAATGGGGAAATCGAGATAGCCACAACGAAATACGTGGCCACGGACAAGACGGCAAACTTCGCCGATTTGGCTGAAAGCCTGGGAATCAAAATTCATGTCGTTCCCGTCGACCTATCCCGCTCAGCCTTCAAAGGGCTTTCGGATTACGAAAGAGGTTACGTAAAGGAGGGCGTTGGCGCCGGAGGCGCCCTGTGGTATGCAACTTATCTGGGCCTTTCCCTTGATAGGTTGACCGACAAAATAGAGAAACTATACGACAACTTAATCAAGGGTGCTCTTCAATGA
- a CDS encoding bifunctional adenosylcobinamide kinase/adenosylcobinamide-phosphate guanylyltransferase: MRLIFILGGARSGKSSFAKAILEKYEGPVTFLATAKPGDEEMRRRIFFHKRERPASWSTWEGNPKDLIDFADAIKGAALMDCLTTWLSELIFDNYDIENLSEGEWKRAEGELLSNVEDLCGVRGPEVFVIVSNELGCGITPLSLMGRRFRDLHGRANQIVASRAERVAMIMAGLPLWLKGKPLF, translated from the coding sequence ATGAGACTGATATTTATCCTAGGAGGGGCGAGAAGCGGAAAGAGCAGCTTCGCTAAAGCTATATTGGAGAAATATGAAGGGCCCGTCACCTTTCTGGCCACCGCAAAACCGGGTGACGAAGAAATGAGGAGGCGCATCTTTTTTCACAAAAGAGAAAGGCCTGCCTCATGGAGCACCTGGGAGGGCAATCCCAAGGATCTCATAGATTTCGCCGACGCGATCAAAGGGGCCGCTTTGATGGATTGTCTCACCACGTGGCTGTCGGAACTCATATTCGACAATTACGATATCGAAAACCTCTCCGAAGGGGAGTGGAAAAGGGCCGAAGGAGAGCTTCTCTCCAATGTAGAGGATTTATGTGGAGTCAGAGGACCGGAAGTATTCGTCATAGTTAGCAACGAGTTAGGTTGCGGAATTACACCCCTCTCGTTAATGGGACGAAGATTTCGGGACCTCCACGGCAGAGCCAATCAAATTGTCGCCTCGCGAGCGGAAAGGGTCGCCATGATCATGGCCGGATTGCCCCTGTGGCTTAAAGGCAAACCACTCTTTTGA
- the cobS gene encoding adenosylcobinamide-GDP ribazoletransferase, protein MRILELIAASFAFFSRIPVPKILLPEKEPPYAMILVVSPLMGGFLGAIWGGIGAFLSLRFAALGAAWASAVVYVLLGWGLHLDGLSDIADGWASGKSGEEMREIVKDSRCGPYGVMALVLTFGLWTSLLFALPSWRWITIGMIVSASGKWAMCCAACIGNCPWKNSMAFSFVQNFSLKETAYAFVCFVLIFFFGPWMWVLSFLATTVVGVLMSLWAQYRLGGISGDVLGATEVLGEVLALAAIALFTS, encoded by the coding sequence TTGCGCATATTGGAGTTGATAGCGGCTTCATTTGCTTTTTTCAGCAGAATTCCCGTGCCTAAAATCCTTTTGCCCGAAAAAGAACCACCCTATGCCATGATTCTCGTCGTATCTCCTCTAATGGGGGGATTCTTAGGCGCTATATGGGGAGGGATAGGGGCATTCCTCAGCTTGAGGTTTGCTGCGCTCGGTGCCGCCTGGGCCTCGGCAGTAGTATACGTCCTTTTGGGCTGGGGATTGCACCTGGACGGTCTGAGCGACATTGCCGACGGTTGGGCAAGCGGTAAAAGCGGTGAGGAAATGAGAGAGATCGTGAAGGACAGCCGCTGCGGTCCCTATGGCGTTATGGCCCTGGTCTTGACCTTTGGCCTCTGGACTTCCCTCCTGTTCGCCCTCCCTTCATGGCGATGGATAACGATAGGAATGATAGTGAGCGCATCGGGCAAATGGGCGATGTGTTGCGCTGCCTGTATCGGCAATTGTCCTTGGAAGAACAGTATGGCCTTTTCTTTCGTTCAAAATTTTTCCCTCAAAGAAACCGCTTACGCTTTTGTCTGTTTTGTGTTAATCTTCTTCTTCGGACCTTGGATGTGGGTCTTGTCCTTTTTAGCGACGACGGTCGTAGGCGTCCTTATGTCCCTTTGGGCACAATACAGATTGGGGGGGATAAGCGGCGACGTCCTTGGGGCAACGGAGGTTTTGGGCGAAGTCCTTGCCCTTGCTGCTATAGCTTTATTTACGTCCTAA
- a CDS encoding Cof-type HAD-IIB family hydrolase, with protein sequence MKNPVRKKIKLIAIDLDGSLLTSQNNITERTALVIKELISRGVIFVIATGRMFPSARKYALQFGPNTQVISYNGALIKSAAGELLLHKPIPLNLAKDVMSFLRERKWHVNSYIDDVLYVKELNQKALIYARNSGVTPQVAGDEIYNPKKEPTKLLVVANDPNQTEQIRDEIKLNFNDRLFVAISSPLYIDLGNPETSKGRAIKFLADRLGIERDEICVIGDSENDVEMFEAAGVSIAMGNAREDVKSKASFVTASNDEDGVAVAIEEIVIPRYL encoded by the coding sequence ATGAAAAATCCGGTAAGAAAAAAAATAAAACTGATCGCGATAGATCTGGACGGATCTTTATTGACTTCACAAAACAACATTACCGAAAGGACGGCTCTGGTCATTAAAGAACTGATCTCCCGCGGGGTTATTTTTGTAATAGCAACGGGGAGGATGTTTCCCTCTGCAAGAAAATATGCCCTTCAATTCGGACCCAATACTCAGGTAATATCTTATAACGGCGCCTTGATAAAAAGCGCTGCTGGCGAGCTGTTGTTGCATAAGCCGATACCGCTGAATTTGGCCAAGGACGTGATGTCCTTTTTAAGGGAGAGGAAATGGCACGTAAACAGCTACATTGACGATGTGCTCTACGTCAAGGAATTGAACCAAAAGGCCTTGATATATGCCAGAAACTCGGGTGTAACGCCCCAAGTCGCGGGCGATGAGATATACAACCCAAAAAAAGAGCCGACCAAGCTGCTCGTCGTTGCCAACGACCCAAACCAGACGGAGCAAATCAGAGACGAGATAAAACTGAATTTCAACGACCGCCTCTTCGTGGCCATTTCATCACCACTTTATATCGATCTTGGGAATCCGGAGACGAGCAAGGGAAGGGCTATAAAATTTCTGGCCGATCGCCTTGGCATAGAAAGAGACGAAATATGCGTCATAGGCGATTCCGAAAACGACGTAGAGATGTTCGAAGCGGCAGGAGTGTCGATCGCCATGGGAAACGCCAGAGAGGACGTGAAATCCAAGGCCTCCTTCGTAACTGCCTCCAACGACGAAGATGGCGTAGCCGTAGCCATTGAAGAGATCGTCATTCCCCGCTATCTTTAA
- a CDS encoding aminotransferase class V-fold PLP-dependent enzyme — protein MSLYLNNAATSWPKPRAVAEEMSNFILNAGANLGRGSASDRDVRTLGLVADARAKIAALFDGHSDRDPRYVTFTSNVTEALNVVIKGFLRPGMTVLTSSMEHNAVIRPLRSLERRGVKVIVMRCDRNGFLSPSFFEEEIKKHRPNLIVLNHASNVCGAIQDIEALCGTCIDYGLPVVIDAAQTAGHLPISVSKRGIAALCFTGHKGLLGPQGTGGIVWRPDFAEAVSPVIEGGTGSFSHEEVQPDKLPDKFESGTLNLPGIAGLSAAIDWIEARGIKNIAEKSNRLGEKLLDGLLGMPEAILYGPKTMAGRLPVFAFNVKGWDNAELAFKLNDRWKIETRPGLHCAPLAHRTLGTFPEGALRVSPGPFNEEEDIEFFLNALSELVKDSGE, from the coding sequence GTGTCCTTATATCTTAACAACGCTGCGACCAGTTGGCCGAAACCAAGGGCGGTGGCGGAGGAGATGTCGAATTTCATTCTGAATGCCGGCGCCAATCTTGGCAGGGGAAGCGCTTCCGACAGAGACGTGAGGACCCTCGGTTTGGTCGCCGATGCGCGTGCCAAAATTGCGGCCCTTTTTGACGGCCATTCGGATCGGGATCCCAGGTATGTAACCTTTACTTCCAACGTTACGGAAGCTCTAAACGTCGTCATAAAGGGATTTTTGAGGCCCGGCATGACCGTCTTAACCTCCTCCATGGAGCACAATGCCGTGATAAGGCCCCTCAGAAGCTTGGAGAGAAGGGGCGTAAAGGTCATCGTAATGAGGTGCGACCGAAATGGTTTCCTATCTCCCTCGTTTTTTGAAGAGGAGATAAAAAAACACAGACCAAATTTGATCGTCTTAAATCACGCAAGCAACGTCTGCGGAGCGATTCAGGATATCGAGGCCTTATGCGGGACATGTATTGATTACGGCCTTCCTGTGGTTATAGATGCCGCCCAAACCGCCGGTCATCTGCCTATATCGGTGTCCAAAAGGGGCATAGCTGCTTTATGTTTTACGGGGCATAAAGGGCTGCTGGGCCCCCAGGGCACGGGAGGGATTGTGTGGAGGCCCGACTTTGCCGAAGCGGTTTCTCCAGTTATAGAGGGGGGGACGGGAAGTTTCTCTCACGAAGAGGTTCAACCGGATAAACTACCCGATAAATTCGAGTCCGGCACCCTTAATTTGCCCGGAATAGCTGGGTTAAGCGCTGCTATCGATTGGATAGAAGCTCGTGGGATAAAAAATATCGCAGAAAAATCCAACCGCCTCGGCGAGAAACTTTTAGATGGGCTGCTGGGCATGCCCGAAGCCATCCTTTATGGGCCGAAGACTATGGCAGGCAGGCTTCCCGTATTCGCCTTTAACGTGAAGGGTTGGGATAACGCCGAGCTGGCGTTTAAGCTTAACGACAGGTGGAAAATTGAGACCCGTCCGGGGCTGCACTGTGCTCCGCTGGCCCACAGGACGCTCGGCACCTTCCCGGAAGGCGCCTTGAGGGTCTCGCCCGGCCCCTTCAACGAAGAGGAAGATATAGAGTTTTTTTTGAATGCTCTGTCGGAATTAGTTAAAGATAGCGGGGAATGA
- a CDS encoding MGDG synthase family glycosyltransferase produces the protein MTNEKRRAAIIHSSIGTGHKTAANALCEWFSMFGVETICLDALAYVNPLIRGIYARSYLEMVRKAPQIWGYFYESTDSPEGSIGLLIGLHELTVKLNARKLLKILYDFSPDVIIFTHFFAASAVAQEFRGRIPIISVNTDFLSHIFHRDKDVYDEWFIASEEARLQYEADGIDMNKVHVSGIPVRRCFADPPTKSTARAKLGLSQESEVFLVMGGGIGVGPLEDVVESLSRIDGATVLTLCGNNDDLREAMEERFYDNFKVKVFGFVKDMVNIYAASDAIVMKPGGLSTSEVLCMKRPFFLCGVIPGQEQRNSDYLLDRGAAKAIFEPRRTAHTVLSVLRNDAERKRLTDIAGGLARPRAGEFIVKKVLENI, from the coding sequence ATGACAAATGAGAAAAGAAGGGCAGCTATAATACATTCGTCCATTGGGACGGGGCATAAGACGGCAGCAAATGCATTGTGTGAGTGGTTTTCGATGTTCGGTGTAGAGACGATATGCCTCGATGCTCTAGCTTACGTAAACCCGCTAATTCGAGGAATATATGCTCGCTCCTATCTGGAGATGGTTCGTAAGGCGCCGCAGATTTGGGGATATTTTTACGAATCCACCGATTCGCCCGAAGGATCTATAGGGCTACTGATTGGACTTCACGAACTGACCGTAAAGTTAAACGCGAGAAAATTGCTCAAAATTTTATACGATTTTTCCCCAGATGTGATAATATTCACCCATTTTTTTGCCGCCTCCGCCGTTGCTCAGGAATTCAGGGGGAGAATTCCCATTATTTCGGTGAATACGGACTTTTTGAGTCATATCTTTCACCGCGATAAGGATGTTTACGACGAGTGGTTTATAGCTTCGGAAGAGGCGAGGTTACAATACGAAGCAGACGGTATCGACATGAACAAAGTTCACGTTTCTGGAATTCCTGTGAGGCGCTGTTTTGCAGACCCTCCAACAAAGTCTACCGCTCGTGCCAAGTTGGGCCTGTCGCAGGAGTCCGAGGTATTTTTAGTTATGGGGGGCGGTATAGGAGTCGGCCCTCTGGAAGATGTTGTCGAATCTCTGTCTCGGATAGATGGAGCCACAGTCTTGACCCTCTGTGGTAACAATGACGACCTAAGAGAGGCAATGGAGGAGAGGTTCTACGACAACTTCAAGGTGAAGGTATTCGGTTTTGTCAAGGATATGGTGAACATATATGCTGCCTCTGACGCTATCGTGATGAAGCCGGGCGGTTTATCGACCTCCGAGGTGCTGTGCATGAAACGCCCGTTCTTTCTTTGTGGAGTCATCCCGGGGCAGGAACAAAGAAACTCCGATTATCTGCTCGATCGCGGTGCTGCAAAAGCCATATTTGAACCCCGGAGGACAGCCCATACTGTATTGTCCGTCCTCAGAAACGATGCGGAGAGAAAAAGGCTTACGGATATTGCGGGCGGCTTGGCCAGGCCAAGGGCAGGGGAATTCATAGTTAAAAAGGTTTTGGAGAATATTTAG
- a CDS encoding phosphohydrolase, whose translation MRPLINIISHTDLDGVVAAAVAWHALYPDNSPLQIYLIGYGDVDNVIFDSVKSGRSLVVLDLFCQRRETIDLIDNFFDGGSPICFDHHKTTLERWGNRPWLKIDTSCCAAKVYYNWLMSLELPKNVEERLLPLSDIVEVANDRDLWLGQIPESRLWQALITMCGPWSVLGRLIANPSSSLSEGEYEATVTFVRDQEERFATALERVKRFGDDLVAVGPELLQFGDVSDFCGLILDRSEDPPKMVAVANKKVTGEWAVSLRSRTGLAGKITGMLRDGKKIHGGGHGDAAALYFPSHYSLEQICDSIISAIKLISEQETPISMTLGDMLKNKLKQSEERK comes from the coding sequence ATGAGGCCTTTGATTAATATAATAAGCCATACAGACCTCGACGGCGTAGTGGCCGCTGCCGTGGCCTGGCATGCCCTCTATCCGGATAACTCCCCCCTGCAGATTTATTTAATAGGATATGGGGATGTGGACAACGTTATCTTCGATTCGGTGAAGTCGGGAAGAAGCCTTGTCGTTTTGGATTTATTCTGCCAGAGGAGGGAGACGATCGATTTAATAGACAACTTTTTCGACGGAGGTTCGCCAATATGTTTTGATCACCACAAGACCACTCTGGAACGCTGGGGCAACAGGCCCTGGCTGAAGATAGATACATCGTGTTGTGCTGCCAAGGTTTACTATAATTGGCTCATGTCACTTGAACTTCCAAAAAACGTAGAGGAACGCCTCTTGCCGCTTTCTGACATAGTTGAAGTAGCAAACGACAGGGATCTTTGGCTGGGACAGATTCCCGAAAGCAGGCTTTGGCAGGCGTTGATCACGATGTGCGGACCCTGGAGCGTTTTAGGCAGGCTTATAGCCAATCCTTCCTCATCCCTCTCAGAAGGAGAGTACGAGGCGACCGTGACTTTCGTCAGGGATCAGGAAGAGCGGTTCGCAACGGCTCTAGAAAGGGTAAAACGTTTTGGAGACGATCTTGTGGCCGTAGGTCCCGAACTGTTGCAGTTTGGGGATGTCTCCGATTTTTGCGGCCTAATTTTGGATAGGAGCGAGGATCCCCCAAAAATGGTCGCCGTTGCGAATAAAAAGGTCACGGGCGAGTGGGCCGTTTCCCTTAGGAGCAGGACGGGATTGGCGGGAAAGATAACGGGGATGTTGCGCGATGGCAAAAAGATCCATGGAGGTGGTCACGGCGATGCAGCTGCCCTCTACTTCCCTTCCCATTATTCCCTTGAGCAGATTTGCGATTCCATTATCTCGGCGATCAAATTGATTTCAGAGCAGGAGACGCCCATTTCCATGACTCTGGGAGATATGCTTAAAAATAAGCTGAAGCAAAGCGAGGAGCGAAAGTGA
- a CDS encoding metallophosphoesterase family protein → MCLKKLISRSIELNIKRPDRHENMIKRRRDFPLIIIGDLHGERDSLKEILEITSDERDSLFLFLGDYVDRGPDCMGLLEDIINFQINNGERVILLRGNHEDWDMNIRYSFASELIAKGYEGVIEDILSWYESLPLIALFDDVVALHGGVPKPIPSNIDDLSGIRATDPLGMQILWNDPLDEGYWPRGGGTKPFTAEDLEAFLKLTGAKLLIRGHQYVPNRGYKFNFDNRCMTIFSASYGYGWPRCFVYLPPCDFNVGDVEKYIIRI, encoded by the coding sequence ATGTGTCTTAAAAAACTCATATCACGCAGTATAGAGCTTAATATAAAACGTCCCGACCGTCACGAAAATATGATCAAAAGAAGAAGAGACTTCCCTTTGATAATTATAGGTGATCTCCACGGAGAGCGCGATTCCCTGAAAGAAATCTTAGAGATAACAAGCGACGAAAGAGATTCCCTTTTTCTATTTCTAGGGGATTACGTGGACAGGGGTCCAGATTGTATGGGCTTACTTGAAGACATCATCAACTTTCAAATAAACAACGGAGAAAGAGTGATATTGCTTCGAGGCAACCACGAAGATTGGGATATGAATATACGCTATTCCTTCGCCAGCGAATTAATAGCCAAAGGCTACGAAGGGGTAATCGAAGATATTCTCTCCTGGTACGAGTCTCTGCCCTTAATTGCCCTTTTCGATGACGTTGTCGCTTTACACGGTGGCGTCCCAAAACCGATTCCCTCAAATATAGACGACCTTTCCGGAATAAGGGCCACCGATCCTTTGGGGATGCAAATTTTGTGGAACGACCCTCTGGACGAAGGCTATTGGCCCCGCGGAGGAGGGACAAAACCCTTTACCGCCGAAGATTTGGAAGCTTTTTTGAAGCTAACAGGCGCGAAACTCCTGATAAGGGGACACCAATACGTACCTAACAGAGGGTATAAGTTTAATTTCGACAACAGATGTATGACCATCTTTTCCGCAAGCTACGGGTACGGTTGGCCCAGATGCTTTGTTTATCTTCCTCCTTGCGATTTCAACGTAGGCGATGTGGAAAAATACATCATCCGGATATAA
- the dnaA gene encoding chromosomal replication initiator protein DnaA, whose protein sequence is MDDKLNDTWKDILSIAREKLPQGATEIWLKTCLPISLDRGKLVLDVPNVFVKEQIQSRFLSGLKDLVADRGIAREVELVVGTEVRDGEQKRAENALKQPPPPNPDGLNPNYYFDTFVVGKSNRLAHAASLAVAESPGVAYNPLFIWGGVGLGKTHLMHAIGHYVLEHLPGARVVYASSEKFTNELISAIQNNKTQEFKAKFRNVDILLIDDIQFLANKESTQEEFFHTFNSLHNAKRQIVLSSDRPPKEIQSIEQRLVSRFEWGLVTDIQPPDLETRIAILQKKAEFRGYDIPEDVVYFLAQNIPSNIRELEGALNRIIACSQLNMEPITVENATEWLKDIIKIQQQGPISVDLIQDAVASYFGFDVEDLKSSKRTADIALARQVAMYLSRELTESSLQQIGIAFNKKDHTTVLHACRKIEEMMKEDLKMKKIVDNLLSNLRSNSG, encoded by the coding sequence GTGGACGACAAGTTAAACGATACGTGGAAAGACATTCTTTCGATAGCTCGTGAAAAACTCCCTCAGGGGGCTACTGAAATATGGCTTAAGACCTGTTTACCCATTTCCCTTGACAGAGGAAAACTAGTCCTCGATGTTCCTAACGTTTTCGTAAAGGAACAAATTCAATCTCGCTTCTTGAGCGGGCTTAAAGATCTCGTGGCCGACAGGGGTATTGCCAGGGAAGTTGAGCTGGTAGTGGGAACGGAGGTGCGCGATGGAGAACAAAAGAGAGCTGAAAATGCCTTAAAACAACCACCACCTCCGAATCCCGACGGACTCAACCCTAACTATTATTTCGATACCTTCGTAGTAGGGAAATCCAACAGATTAGCCCATGCCGCAAGCCTTGCCGTGGCCGAATCTCCTGGAGTAGCCTACAATCCCTTATTCATCTGGGGAGGCGTGGGTCTTGGGAAAACTCACCTGATGCATGCCATAGGTCATTACGTATTGGAACACCTGCCGGGCGCACGTGTAGTTTATGCCAGTTCCGAAAAATTCACTAATGAACTGATATCGGCTATACAAAACAACAAGACACAGGAATTCAAGGCCAAGTTTCGGAATGTGGATATCCTCTTGATAGACGATATACAGTTTTTGGCCAACAAAGAGAGCACCCAGGAGGAGTTTTTTCACACCTTCAACAGCTTGCACAACGCAAAAAGACAGATCGTTTTAAGTTCTGACAGGCCTCCCAAGGAAATTCAGAGTATAGAACAGAGGCTGGTCTCCCGATTTGAATGGGGACTTGTAACGGACATACAACCTCCCGATCTGGAAACTAGAATAGCGATACTTCAAAAGAAGGCGGAATTTAGAGGATATGACATCCCCGAGGACGTCGTCTATTTTCTGGCTCAAAACATCCCCAGCAACATAAGGGAGCTAGAAGGAGCTTTGAACCGAATAATAGCGTGCTCTCAACTTAACATGGAACCGATAACGGTGGAAAATGCCACGGAGTGGCTGAAGGACATAATAAAAATACAACAACAGGGGCCTATATCGGTCGATCTCATTCAGGATGCCGTCGCTTCCTACTTTGGCTTCGACGTTGAGGACCTGAAAAGCTCAAAAAGAACTGCCGATATTGCCTTGGCAAGACAGGTAGCCATGTATTTATCCAGAGAATTGACTGAGTCCAGCTTACAACAGATTGGTATAGCCTTCAACAAGAAGGATCATACGACCGTCCTTCATGCCTGTAGGAAGATTGAGGAGATGATGAAGGAAGATTTGAAGATGAAAAAGATTGTGGATAACTTATTGAGTAATTTGCGGTCTAATAGTGGATAA
- the dnaN gene encoding DNA polymerase III subunit beta, whose translation MRIKIDDQKLIRSWQITERTSRGPKTSAILSGIYVKAYNNDVILMATDLKTSIKCLIHDVTIEEEGESIFPTKGVGEILKKLSHGFTIEATNTKVTIRHEKNQFNFTTYPTEEFPKLPSSESAKLVCRIKSKDLSRSIREGSFTGSTNEEFPQYLSSALIEFKRNSLKLIATDGKRLSLSEADLMEGSTEEDSILIPIRGINELERILSTLDEESLIEILYDDSQCYFRGDDIELSIRRVESLFPPYDRIISSDRTTWMTIDRQALIDALEKVEVIVRDFNKVIIMDLKPAGNLSISAFAKNVGEGFVEMAAEVDGEPLKVGFNVAYLLQGLKAIGDSSVRMSFNGPHGQMRLQKISSDNFLYILMPVVLPEELLDGEEEADVV comes from the coding sequence ATGAGGATAAAAATTGATGACCAAAAATTAATAAGAAGCTGGCAAATCACAGAAAGGACCTCCAGAGGACCAAAGACATCGGCTATCCTGTCAGGCATATATGTAAAGGCATATAACAACGACGTTATCTTGATGGCAACGGACCTCAAGACATCCATAAAATGTTTAATACACGATGTCACAATTGAGGAAGAAGGAGAATCCATATTTCCAACAAAGGGAGTAGGGGAGATATTAAAAAAGCTATCCCACGGATTTACTATAGAGGCCACTAACACAAAAGTAACGATTAGACACGAGAAAAACCAATTTAACTTCACAACCTATCCTACGGAGGAATTCCCAAAGCTACCCTCTTCGGAATCGGCGAAGCTGGTCTGCCGCATAAAATCAAAGGATCTATCCAGATCGATAAGGGAAGGTTCTTTTACGGGTTCAACTAATGAAGAATTTCCTCAATACCTATCAAGTGCATTAATTGAATTTAAAAGGAACTCCCTCAAGCTAATTGCCACCGATGGCAAAAGACTCTCCCTTTCGGAAGCGGATCTGATGGAAGGATCGACCGAGGAAGATAGTATCCTAATACCCATCAGAGGGATAAATGAGCTTGAGAGGATACTTTCGACACTGGATGAAGAAAGTCTTATAGAGATATTATACGATGACTCCCAATGTTATTTCAGAGGCGATGATATAGAGCTTTCCATTAGAAGGGTCGAATCTCTTTTTCCCCCTTACGATAGAATTATATCCTCCGACAGGACTACGTGGATGACGATCGATCGTCAGGCGTTGATTGATGCACTTGAGAAAGTAGAGGTAATAGTGAGAGATTTCAATAAAGTTATAATAATGGATTTAAAGCCTGCCGGAAATTTGTCAATATCTGCCTTTGCCAAAAACGTTGGAGAGGGCTTCGTCGAAATGGCTGCCGAGGTGGATGGAGAACCTCTGAAAGTGGGTTTTAACGTCGCCTATTTATTGCAGGGATTAAAGGCCATAGGGGATTCATCGGTAAGGATGAGTTTTAATGGCCCTCACGGGCAAATGAGGTTGCAAAAAATAAGCAGCGATAATTTCCTTTACATTCTAATGCCTGTAGTGTTGCCCGAAGAGCTGTTAGACGGGGAAGAAGAGGCAGATGTGGTTTAG